A genomic segment from Polyangium mundeleinium encodes:
- a CDS encoding Vgb family protein, translated as MRIPLRTLGKVALALALSALAGCGDDEGGTTTTGGEVPRKPMFLVANSRGDNVLRFEQDTGALVDVFIPKGTGGLFHPDSMTLGPEGDLYIASGDTPETSAVLRFDSSTGAFYGEFANGGGLHRPYGIAFGPDGRLYVASFLTDQILRYDGKTGDFIDVFKEGDGMPGGLNGPNGLLFGPDEKLYVTTQGSVAENGTPMFPGLPSQVLRIDVTTGEMVVFADQPALSDAGHGYISLLGLAYGPDCNAGLCELYVSDFANDIRRYDFTMGTLLGTIATNYTGSSPSGNYLGGLSFGDGGRIFTVGFDVDDTKGNPGTVLRFEADGTPVPASGQSGAVLVKADARLARPIGILALP; from the coding sequence ATGCGAATCCCTTTGCGAACCCTTGGGAAGGTCGCCTTGGCCCTCGCGCTCTCGGCCCTCGCGGGCTGTGGGGATGACGAGGGCGGCACGACCACGACCGGCGGCGAGGTGCCGCGCAAGCCCATGTTCCTCGTCGCGAATAGCCGCGGCGACAACGTGCTTCGATTCGAGCAGGACACGGGCGCGCTCGTTGATGTTTTCATCCCGAAAGGCACGGGTGGCCTCTTTCACCCCGACTCCATGACGCTCGGCCCCGAGGGGGACCTTTACATCGCGAGCGGCGATACGCCCGAGACTTCTGCGGTCCTGCGGTTCGATTCCTCGACGGGCGCGTTTTACGGCGAGTTTGCGAACGGCGGGGGCCTCCACCGTCCTTATGGCATCGCCTTCGGGCCGGACGGGCGGCTTTACGTGGCGAGCTTCCTGACCGATCAGATCCTGCGATACGACGGGAAAACGGGCGATTTCATCGACGTCTTCAAAGAGGGCGATGGGATGCCCGGCGGCCTGAACGGGCCGAATGGCCTGCTCTTCGGGCCCGATGAAAAACTCTACGTCACGACCCAGGGCTCCGTCGCCGAGAACGGGACGCCCATGTTTCCGGGGCTCCCGAGCCAGGTCTTGCGGATCGATGTCACGACGGGCGAGATGGTGGTCTTTGCCGACCAGCCCGCGCTCTCCGACGCCGGGCACGGTTACATCAGCCTGCTCGGCCTCGCCTACGGGCCGGATTGCAATGCGGGGCTCTGTGAGCTCTACGTCAGCGATTTCGCGAATGACATCCGGCGCTACGATTTCACGATGGGGACCTTGCTCGGCACGATCGCCACGAACTACACGGGCAGCTCGCCGAGCGGCAATTACCTCGGCGGCCTGAGCTTCGGCGACGGCGGGCGTATCTTCACCGTGGGCTTCGACGTGGACGACACGAAGGGCAACCCGGGGACGGTGCTGCGCTTCGAAGCCGATGGGACGCCTGTGCCCGCGTCGGGGCAGTCGGGCGCGGTGCTGGTGAAGGCGGATGCGAGGCTCGCGCGGCCGATCGGGATCCTCGCGCTGCCCTGA
- a CDS encoding UbiA family prenyltransferase — translation MSEAALAPASSALADALAIARYHIVLVAMTACVVFGWLMTGRYLPLVALVVGLDWFLINLMNRITDIDEDLKNGIRGTERVARQKRLLTVGSVVLMGGSFVATHLVWPGLTPFRIAVQVIGLAYNYNIVPTLRGFSRLKEIYFLKNFGSSVLFVLTCFVYPLVTSPGARVMPWSGIVCLALFFVPFELTYEILYDMRDLEGDRQEGIPTYPVVHGPHRARQIIDGLLVGAAGILVAGIVAGAIGLREGLMLVAPATQLAFYRPRYRRGLTSHDCIVLTHLGTAQLVFYLVGTTIWQRAGMPANVFL, via the coding sequence ATGTCCGAAGCCGCCCTCGCGCCCGCCTCCTCCGCGCTCGCCGACGCGCTGGCGATCGCCCGGTATCACATCGTGCTCGTGGCCATGACCGCGTGCGTCGTCTTCGGCTGGCTCATGACGGGCCGCTACCTGCCGCTCGTCGCGCTCGTCGTGGGCCTCGACTGGTTCCTCATCAACCTGATGAACCGGATCACCGACATCGACGAGGACCTCAAGAACGGAATCCGCGGCACCGAGCGCGTCGCGCGCCAGAAGCGCCTGCTCACCGTGGGCTCCGTGGTGCTCATGGGCGGGTCGTTCGTCGCGACGCACCTGGTTTGGCCGGGGCTCACGCCGTTCCGGATCGCGGTCCAGGTCATCGGGCTCGCGTACAATTACAACATCGTCCCCACGCTGCGCGGCTTCTCCCGGCTGAAGGAGATCTACTTCCTCAAGAACTTCGGCTCGTCGGTCCTCTTCGTCCTCACGTGTTTCGTGTATCCCCTCGTCACGAGCCCCGGCGCGCGCGTGATGCCCTGGAGCGGGATCGTTTGTCTTGCGTTGTTTTTCGTTCCCTTCGAGCTGACGTACGAGATTCTTTACGACATGCGTGATCTGGAAGGGGATCGGCAGGAAGGTATCCCCACGTATCCGGTGGTGCATGGGCCCCACCGCGCGCGGCAGATCATCGATGGGCTGCTCGTCGGGGCGGCTGGCATTCTCGTCGCCGGAATCGTCGCTGGCGCGATCGGCCTCCGCGAGGGCTTGATGCTGGTCGCGCCCGCGACGCAGCTCGCCTTTTATCGGCCGCGGTACCGTCGGGGCCTCACGTCGCACGATTGTATCGTGCTCACGCACCTCGGGACGGCGCAGCTCGTGTTTTACCTCGTGGGCACCACGATCTGGCAACGGGCGGGCATGCCAGCGAACGTGTTTCTCTGA
- a CDS encoding adenylate/guanylate cyclase domain-containing protein, whose protein sequence is MGTVAHASNRSELAAAMKEALNREARRNEMRVAVVRLSAYALVLVLDVVLWLRGLRPATNITGGALWVLLSAALFFAITRLPYGRVYWFIVPVVDFFLIDGLLGGRIAHMGVTTAMAAVSALACGLFAATGGIRFDRRAAAWTTALAVVLLVRVLGDHASRVQLLYSGVAIVAIGLLNVWLADQVRRAMEATRGQLLLDRLLPGVARAALKDPLSLLDAPRSVEATLLVTDLRGFTSLSECMEPGDVFEMLNHLQGALSEAVHACGGIVDKFMGDGMLAVFGATEPGHDHARRAIEAVRRIRAALDEQNRIRSAGLRIGIGVHSGTVVAGCLGGGSRLEFTVIGDAVNTTSRLEAMTKDKGVDVLVSEETVQRVPEVTFEDLGVALVRGRQQGIRVFTLKS, encoded by the coding sequence ATGGGAACCGTGGCCCACGCCTCGAACCGGAGCGAGCTCGCCGCCGCGATGAAGGAGGCGTTGAACCGCGAGGCGCGCCGGAACGAGATGCGCGTCGCGGTCGTTCGCTTGTCGGCGTACGCGCTCGTGCTCGTACTCGACGTCGTGCTTTGGCTCCGGGGCCTGCGACCTGCGACGAACATCACCGGCGGAGCGCTGTGGGTGCTCCTCTCGGCCGCGCTCTTCTTCGCGATCACGCGGCTCCCGTACGGCCGCGTGTACTGGTTCATCGTGCCCGTCGTCGACTTCTTCCTCATCGACGGCCTGCTCGGCGGGCGTATCGCGCATATGGGCGTCACGACCGCGATGGCGGCGGTCTCCGCGCTCGCTTGTGGCCTCTTCGCCGCGACGGGCGGCATCCGCTTCGATCGCCGCGCGGCCGCGTGGACGACGGCGCTCGCCGTGGTGCTGCTCGTCCGCGTCCTCGGAGATCATGCCTCGCGCGTGCAGCTGCTTTACTCGGGCGTGGCGATCGTCGCGATCGGATTGCTCAACGTCTGGCTCGCCGATCAGGTGCGACGCGCGATGGAGGCCACGCGCGGGCAATTGCTCCTCGACCGCCTCTTGCCGGGCGTCGCGCGCGCGGCCTTGAAGGATCCGCTCTCGCTCCTCGACGCGCCGCGGTCCGTGGAGGCGACGCTGCTCGTCACGGACCTGCGCGGCTTCACCTCGCTCTCGGAGTGCATGGAGCCCGGCGACGTCTTCGAGATGCTGAACCATCTTCAGGGCGCGCTCTCCGAGGCGGTGCACGCGTGCGGCGGCATCGTCGACAAGTTCATGGGCGACGGCATGCTCGCGGTGTTCGGCGCGACCGAGCCCGGGCACGACCACGCGCGCCGCGCCATCGAGGCCGTGCGCCGCATTCGCGCCGCGCTCGACGAGCAGAACCGCATTCGCTCGGCGGGCCTGCGCATCGGCATCGGCGTGCACTCGGGGACCGTCGTGGCGGGCTGCCTCGGCGGCGGCAGCCGGCTCGAGTTCACGGTCATCGGCGACGCGGTGAACACGACCTCGCGCCTCGAAGCGATGACCAAGGACAAGGGCGTCGACGTACTCGTCAGCGAGGAGACCGTGCAGCGCGTGCCCGAGGTGACGTTCGAGGACCTCGGCGTCGCGCTGGTGCGGGGACGGCAGCAGGGGATCCGTGTATTCACGCTGAAGTCGTGA
- a CDS encoding cupin domain-containing protein, with translation MGHGERFACRVSLVGQQIGAQKLGYNVTIIPPGKRAFPFHAHRVNEEMFFVLEGEGEMRLGAERHPIRRGDMIACPPSGPASAHQFINTSETDELKLLSVSTRMSPEFVEYPDAGNFGIVAELGPDADGKPRTFRFVGRDGESRDYWEGNE, from the coding sequence ATGGGCCATGGCGAACGCTTTGCCTGTCGCGTGAGCCTCGTCGGTCAGCAGATCGGCGCGCAGAAGCTCGGGTACAACGTCACGATCATCCCGCCCGGCAAGCGCGCGTTCCCCTTCCATGCCCACCGCGTGAACGAGGAGATGTTTTTCGTGCTCGAAGGCGAGGGCGAGATGCGTCTTGGCGCAGAACGACACCCGATTCGCCGCGGCGACATGATCGCGTGTCCGCCCTCCGGGCCGGCGTCCGCACACCAGTTCATCAATACGTCCGAGACTGATGAACTCAAACTCCTGTCCGTGAGCACACGGATGTCGCCCGAGTTCGTGGAATATCCCGACGCGGGCAACTTCGGCATCGTCGCCGAGCTCGGCCCGGACGCGGACGGAAAGCCGCGCACATTCCGATTCGTCGGGCGGGATGGCGAGAGCCGCGATTACTGGGAAGGGAACGAATAG
- a CDS encoding GNAT family N-acetyltransferase has translation MSTYPADSAGLLDLERAIVDARHGIVKYPDELPDDPITYGELQIRAGMAATDGSAFCMVAEEEGRGIVAEASILRLSFRMVRHVAVLGIGVHPEAQGIGLGRVLLEALLGWVRDHRDEDGGRIHRVELHVRADNPRAIALYRSLGFQQEGSRRALLRRDDGLFIDDISMGLLLPDPDEPSPSA, from the coding sequence ATGTCCACCTACCCCGCCGATTCTGCCGGCCTGCTCGACCTTGAACGCGCGATCGTCGACGCTCGGCACGGAATCGTCAAATACCCCGACGAACTACCCGACGACCCGATCACCTACGGTGAGCTGCAAATACGCGCGGGCATGGCGGCGACGGACGGCTCGGCCTTTTGCATGGTCGCCGAGGAAGAGGGGCGCGGAATCGTGGCCGAGGCGTCGATCCTACGCCTCTCGTTCCGCATGGTCCGACACGTCGCCGTCCTCGGCATCGGCGTGCATCCCGAGGCGCAAGGAATCGGCCTCGGCCGCGTGCTCCTCGAAGCGCTCCTCGGCTGGGTACGCGACCATCGTGACGAGGATGGAGGCCGCATCCACCGCGTCGAACTCCACGTTCGCGCCGACAACCCTCGCGCCATCGCGCTTTATCGATCCCTCGGCTTCCAGCAGGAAGGATCCCGCCGCGCGCTGCTTCGTCGCGACGACGGGCTCTTCATCGACGATATAAGCATGGGCCTCCTGCTCCCCGATCCCGACGAGCCTTCGCCCTCGGCCTGA
- a CDS encoding prolyl-tRNA synthetase associated domain-containing protein, which yields MTSSSRDALFERLAALGIETETVVHPPVFTVEEAKAHRLRHDGTHVKNLFLRNKKGAMWLVVLDEDRAVDLKDLGRRIGAGHVSFCSHERLRQHLGVEPGSVTPLAAMMDRDGLVQVVLDAKILARDPVHCHPLTNDHTTAIRGTDLVRFLRATGHEPAVLDLDAPAAPSL from the coding sequence ATGACGAGCTCCTCCAGGGACGCGCTCTTCGAGCGGCTCGCGGCCCTCGGCATCGAGACCGAGACCGTCGTGCATCCGCCCGTCTTCACCGTGGAGGAGGCCAAGGCCCATCGCCTGCGGCACGACGGCACGCACGTGAAAAACCTCTTCTTGCGCAACAAGAAGGGCGCGATGTGGCTCGTCGTGCTCGACGAGGATCGCGCGGTGGACCTCAAGGACCTCGGCCGCCGCATCGGCGCGGGCCACGTCTCGTTTTGCTCGCACGAGCGCTTGCGCCAGCACCTCGGCGTCGAGCCTGGATCGGTCACGCCGCTTGCCGCGATGATGGACAGGGACGGCCTGGTGCAGGTCGTCCTTGATGCGAAGATCCTCGCGCGGGATCCGGTGCACTGCCATCCGCTGACGAACGACCACACGACGGCGATCCGGGGGACGGACCTCGTGCGGTTTCTCCGGGCGACGGGGCATGAGCCGGCCGTGCTCGACCTCGACGCCCCTGCCGCGCCCTCTCTATAA
- a CDS encoding SDR family oxidoreductase, which produces MAKDLEGKVFLVTGATEGIGKAAARDFAQRGATLVLVGRSREKSERVVQELKEASGNDKIELLLGDLSKVADTRAVAEGFRAKYDRLDVLVNNAGAVFTDYKLSADGIEMTFALNHMAYFVLTTSLLDLIKKTPKARVVSTSSDAHKVGKMDLATVAKRKGKAGFGAYGDSKLANILFTRELARRLVGSSATANCMHPGYVRTGFALNTGPIAAIFVKAAAALFARTPEKGAETIIWLATSDDVASYSGEYFFDRALTRTTSLARNDDLAKGLWELSEKLSA; this is translated from the coding sequence ATGGCGAAGGATCTCGAAGGCAAAGTCTTTCTGGTGACGGGCGCGACCGAAGGCATCGGCAAGGCCGCCGCCCGGGACTTCGCGCAGCGAGGCGCGACGCTCGTGCTCGTCGGCCGCAGCCGCGAGAAGAGCGAGCGCGTGGTGCAGGAGCTGAAGGAGGCGAGCGGCAACGACAAGATCGAGCTCCTGCTCGGCGACCTCTCGAAGGTCGCCGACACCCGCGCCGTGGCCGAGGGCTTCCGCGCGAAGTACGACCGGCTCGACGTGCTCGTGAACAACGCCGGCGCCGTCTTCACCGACTACAAGCTCAGCGCCGACGGCATCGAGATGACGTTCGCCCTGAACCACATGGCCTACTTCGTCCTGACCACGAGCCTGCTCGACCTGATCAAGAAGACGCCGAAGGCCCGCGTGGTCAGCACGTCGAGCGACGCCCACAAGGTCGGCAAGATGGATCTCGCGACGGTCGCCAAGCGGAAAGGCAAGGCCGGCTTTGGCGCCTACGGCGACTCGAAGCTCGCCAACATCCTCTTCACGCGCGAGCTCGCCCGGCGCCTCGTGGGGTCGAGCGCGACGGCGAACTGCATGCACCCCGGCTACGTACGCACGGGGTTCGCGCTGAACACCGGCCCGATCGCGGCGATTTTCGTCAAGGCGGCCGCCGCGCTCTTCGCGCGGACGCCGGAGAAGGGCGCCGAGACGATCATCTGGCTCGCGACGAGCGACGACGTCGCGTCGTACAGCGGAGAGTACTTCTTCGATCGCGCCCTCACGCGCACGACGAGCCTCGCGAGGAACGACGACCTGGCGAAAGGCCTGTGGGAGCTGTCGGAGAAGCTCTCGGCCTGA
- a CDS encoding HD domain-containing protein: protein MTFSPDTYARALSFAAEAHGAQRVPGTQHPYITHVAKVAAEILAVATKDTFDVDLAMTCALLHDTLEDTSASEDEITRIFGDSVARGVRALSKDARLPKGEQMADSLARIQREPREVWMVKLADRITNLAAPPPYWSREKRIAYREEARRILSALGPGSAPLASKLEAKIEAYGDYLGDTP from the coding sequence ATGACGTTCTCCCCCGACACGTACGCGCGCGCCCTCAGCTTCGCAGCCGAGGCCCACGGCGCGCAACGCGTGCCCGGTACGCAGCATCCGTACATCACCCACGTTGCCAAGGTCGCCGCGGAGATCCTCGCGGTCGCGACGAAGGACACGTTCGACGTGGATCTCGCCATGACGTGCGCGTTGCTCCACGACACGCTGGAGGATACGAGCGCGTCCGAGGACGAGATCACGAGGATCTTCGGCGATTCCGTGGCGCGCGGGGTGCGCGCGCTGAGCAAGGATGCACGCCTGCCGAAGGGAGAGCAGATGGCCGATTCGCTCGCACGCATCCAGCGCGAGCCTCGCGAGGTGTGGATGGTGAAGCTCGCCGACCGCATCACGAACCTCGCCGCGCCGCCGCCGTACTGGTCGCGGGAAAAGCGGATCGCGTACCGCGAGGAGGCGAGGCGGATCCTCTCGGCGCTGGGCCCGGGGAGCGCGCCGCTCGCTTCGAAGCTCGAAGCGAAGATCGAGGCGTACGGCGACTACCTCGGAGACACGCCGTAG
- a CDS encoding tetratricopeptide repeat protein — MRLVQAIAHRWLGNTVEARRAAEEAITGLPRGSTAYHAALGHLVIASGSMGDVAQIEAFVDELAALAREGVISEAHIVTAGRLVIALVRAGLPDRAHQVFAGAQRLAQRHSVVSSFVLGWLDVARAEIALHEGDLIAYVRRVESAVENFTSAGDMRNACLQRCNIGNAYLQLGAYALAVAAFREAQAIAEPMQLDFVSSLLANLGYALAHMENLTEAITVETAALELLVRQGNRRGEGFVRVYLSIILRLAGRTDEALTMARHAMEVSEGVPAARACALALIAAIAIARNNMREAYTKASEAMQILGRLEGIEEGESLIQWTYALALRVNGAEEEALRRITEARRRLLKRADRISDPRWRQNFLEQVPDNARVMEFAAIWLGER; from the coding sequence ATGCGGCTCGTGCAGGCGATCGCCCATCGCTGGCTCGGGAACACGGTCGAGGCGAGGCGCGCGGCCGAAGAGGCGATCACGGGCCTGCCGCGAGGGAGCACGGCCTATCACGCCGCGCTCGGTCACCTCGTCATCGCGTCGGGCAGCATGGGCGACGTCGCGCAGATCGAGGCATTCGTCGACGAGCTCGCGGCGCTCGCGCGCGAGGGCGTGATCAGCGAAGCGCACATCGTAACGGCGGGGCGCCTCGTCATCGCGCTCGTGCGCGCGGGCCTGCCGGATCGAGCGCACCAGGTCTTCGCCGGCGCGCAGCGGCTCGCGCAGCGGCACAGCGTGGTGAGCTCGTTCGTGCTCGGGTGGCTCGACGTGGCGCGCGCGGAGATCGCGCTGCACGAGGGGGATCTCATCGCCTACGTGCGGCGGGTCGAGTCGGCCGTGGAGAACTTCACGTCGGCGGGCGACATGCGCAACGCCTGCTTGCAGCGCTGCAACATCGGCAACGCCTACCTGCAGCTCGGCGCGTACGCCCTCGCGGTCGCGGCGTTCCGCGAGGCGCAGGCGATCGCCGAGCCGATGCAACTCGACTTCGTCTCCTCGCTGCTCGCGAACCTCGGCTACGCGCTCGCGCACATGGAGAACCTGACGGAGGCGATCACCGTGGAGACGGCGGCGCTCGAGCTCCTCGTGCGACAGGGCAACCGGCGCGGTGAGGGGTTCGTGCGGGTCTACCTCTCGATCATCCTGCGGCTCGCGGGACGCACGGACGAGGCGCTCACGATGGCGCGGCACGCGATGGAGGTCTCCGAGGGCGTGCCCGCGGCGCGGGCCTGCGCGCTCGCGCTCATCGCGGCGATCGCGATCGCCCGGAACAACATGCGGGAGGCGTACACGAAGGCCTCGGAGGCGATGCAGATCCTCGGTCGGCTCGAAGGGATCGAGGAGGGCGAGAGCCTGATCCAGTGGACCTACGCGCTCGCGCTCCGTGTGAACGGCGCCGAGGAGGAGGCGCTCCGCCGCATCACGGAGGCGCGGCGGAGGCTGCTCAAGCGGGCGGATCGGATCAGCGATCCGCGCTGGCGACAGAACTTCCTGGAGCAGGTACCCGACAACGCGCGGGTGATGGAGTTCGCAGCGATCTGGCTCGGCGAGCGGTGA
- a CDS encoding serine/threonine-protein kinase, whose amino-acid sequence MLRFWQRRKDDPRAGPPSPEGADEGAARAAELEKATFKPGMQIAGKFTLQRLIAAGSMGTVFEAWDMFVERRVAIKLMHPNYDRDPGMIARFRREAQTTAAIQHPNVVTIHEVGQRRDGTFYMVQELLEGESLREYLAPRGRLTEHEAMTIMVPIMGALIAAHRRGIVHRDIKPENIVLTDSTSGEIVPKLIDFGLARVNTLDPKRKLTLSGVVMGTPEYMAPEQAKGDPGIDARADVWSVGAVLFELLSGRRPFDGPTHQAVLIKIVTEAPPILSTLVDDIPAAFLEVVQGALVQAREGRYPSMQAFRDSSSSPTRTSRTAWCSRRHEARRTRARRRTSRATRWRRRTRPAARTCWSSTRRISSSTRTR is encoded by the coding sequence ATGCTTCGCTTCTGGCAACGCCGCAAAGACGATCCGCGCGCGGGTCCTCCCTCCCCGGAGGGGGCCGACGAGGGCGCGGCGCGCGCGGCGGAGCTCGAAAAGGCGACGTTCAAGCCGGGGATGCAGATCGCCGGCAAGTTCACGCTGCAACGCCTCATCGCCGCGGGCTCGATGGGCACCGTCTTCGAGGCCTGGGACATGTTCGTGGAGCGGCGCGTCGCGATCAAGCTGATGCACCCGAACTACGATCGCGACCCCGGCATGATCGCTCGCTTCCGCCGCGAAGCGCAGACGACGGCCGCGATCCAGCACCCGAACGTCGTCACGATCCACGAGGTGGGGCAGCGCCGCGACGGCACGTTCTACATGGTGCAGGAGCTGCTCGAAGGCGAGAGCCTGCGCGAATACCTGGCGCCGCGCGGCCGGCTCACCGAGCACGAGGCGATGACGATCATGGTCCCGATCATGGGCGCGCTCATCGCCGCGCACCGCCGGGGCATCGTGCACCGCGATATCAAGCCGGAGAACATCGTCCTCACGGATTCGACGTCCGGCGAGATCGTCCCGAAGCTCATCGATTTCGGCCTCGCTCGCGTCAACACGCTCGACCCGAAGCGCAAGCTCACGCTGAGCGGCGTCGTCATGGGCACCCCCGAGTACATGGCGCCCGAGCAGGCGAAAGGAGATCCGGGGATCGACGCGCGCGCCGATGTCTGGTCCGTCGGCGCGGTGCTCTTCGAGCTGCTCTCCGGTCGGCGCCCCTTCGACGGCCCCACGCACCAGGCCGTGCTCATCAAGATCGTCACGGAGGCGCCGCCGATCTTGTCCACGCTCGTCGACGACATCCCCGCGGCCTTCCTGGAGGTCGTCCAGGGCGCGCTCGTGCAGGCGCGCGAGGGGCGCTACCCGTCGATGCAGGCATTCCGAGACAGCTCGTCTTCGCCTACGAGAACATCTCGCACCGCGTGGTGCTCGCGCCGACACGAGGCCCGAAGGACGAGGGCGAGGAGGCGCACGAGCCGCGCGACGAGGTGGAGGAGGCGCACGAGGCCAGCGGCGCGGACGTGCTGGAGCTCGACCCGGCGGATCTCGTCCTCGACGAGGACACGGTGA
- a CDS encoding DUF4423 domain-containing protein → MRYKKAQYDGIAKDFCRAIRGRRSQRQLSVRLGYGTNVAFGWESGRRFPTLPTLLRVAAYNGVDVHRALSEFVRQESALGADVAVSDPALTAAFFQVIKGGLSNAEIGSRIGRSASQVSRFMAGTSQPRLPDVLAIVDATTDRLLDFLALFVPPSQVPSVARDFRVLEERRRVATELPWSHAVLRVLELASYAALPCHDDAWVAARLGLPDDEVRACLEALSRAGLVRWHEGRYAATAETVDMTRGPAEPRQRLKAHWLDVAARRQLRGAPGLYSYNLVSVARRDLERLRALHVRYFHELRQIVSDSREPDCVALVAMQLFELGA, encoded by the coding sequence ATGCGATACAAGAAGGCGCAGTACGATGGAATCGCTAAGGATTTTTGCCGAGCGATCCGCGGTCGGCGCTCGCAGCGGCAGCTCAGCGTTCGGCTCGGGTACGGGACGAACGTCGCCTTCGGCTGGGAGTCCGGGCGACGCTTTCCCACGCTCCCCACGCTGCTTCGCGTCGCGGCGTACAACGGCGTCGACGTTCATCGCGCGCTCTCGGAGTTCGTGCGCCAGGAGTCGGCCCTCGGCGCAGACGTCGCCGTCTCCGACCCGGCCCTCACGGCCGCCTTCTTTCAGGTCATCAAGGGCGGCCTGAGCAACGCCGAGATCGGCTCCCGCATCGGGCGCAGCGCATCCCAGGTGTCGCGCTTCATGGCGGGCACCTCCCAGCCCCGTCTCCCCGATGTGCTCGCCATCGTCGACGCGACCACCGACCGGCTCCTCGACTTCCTCGCCCTCTTCGTCCCGCCGAGCCAGGTGCCCTCGGTGGCGCGCGACTTCCGTGTGCTGGAGGAGCGCCGCCGGGTCGCGACCGAGCTCCCCTGGTCACACGCCGTCCTGCGCGTCCTCGAGCTCGCGAGCTACGCGGCCCTGCCCTGCCATGACGATGCCTGGGTCGCCGCTCGCCTCGGGCTCCCCGACGACGAGGTGCGCGCGTGCCTCGAAGCCCTGTCACGCGCGGGCCTGGTCCGATGGCATGAGGGGCGGTACGCGGCCACGGCCGAGACGGTCGACATGACCCGAGGCCCCGCCGAGCCGCGGCAACGGTTGAAAGCGCACTGGCTCGACGTCGCCGCGCGCCGGCAGCTTCGCGGCGCTCCGGGGCTGTACTCGTACAACCTGGTCAGCGTCGCGCGCCGTGATCTCGAACGGCTGCGGGCCTTGCACGTGCGGTACTTCCACGAGCTTCGGCAAATCGTGTCGGACTCGCGCGAGCCCGACTGCGTCGCGCTGGTGGCGATGCAGCTCTTCGAGCTGGGCGCGTGA
- a CDS encoding SMI1/KNR4 family protein, which yields MVGALRAHPDVEVFDFRFGSPAAGAALSRAEQAAGMTLPDAILEFYTAHNGVFLEWGLRGSTYTRTDPYDFPDYDAPPGCINLLPIAAAFQPDWQRDFHVNELLPGQEELFFGQQLDPERPLKAITLDNFSKYNHADLIVGPEPVVLVSTDHGADLDSSDFMSFETYLDVTLAVFGSNRFAAVRADKPARLISPRERPTLDAIVAYVREDER from the coding sequence ATGGTCGGAGCGCTGCGCGCGCACCCGGACGTCGAGGTGTTCGACTTCCGTTTCGGCTCCCCGGCCGCCGGCGCCGCGCTCTCGCGCGCGGAGCAAGCCGCCGGCATGACGCTGCCGGACGCTATTCTAGAGTTTTACACGGCGCACAACGGCGTTTTCCTGGAATGGGGCCTCCGCGGCAGCACGTATACCCGGACCGACCCGTACGACTTCCCCGATTACGACGCGCCTCCGGGCTGCATCAACCTGCTGCCCATCGCCGCCGCATTCCAGCCCGACTGGCAGAGGGATTTCCATGTGAATGAGCTCCTGCCAGGGCAGGAAGAGCTCTTCTTCGGCCAACAGCTCGATCCCGAGCGCCCGCTGAAGGCCATCACGCTCGACAACTTCAGCAAGTACAACCACGCCGACTTGATCGTCGGCCCCGAACCCGTGGTCCTCGTGTCCACCGATCACGGGGCCGATCTCGATAGCTCCGACTTCATGTCGTTCGAGACCTATCTCGACGTCACGCTCGCCGTGTTCGGATCGAACCGCTTCGCCGCCGTTCGCGCGGACAAACCTGCACGCCTCATTTCGCCTCGCGAACGGCCGACGCTCGACGCGATCGTGGCGTACGTGCGCGAGGACGAGCGGTAA